The sequence GCGTCTGCACGAGGCCCGGCATCAGCGTCAGCCCGGATGCGTCCACCCGGCGCGCATCTGCCGGGGCTTCCTCCGCGAGGTCGCCGCCCACACGCCGGATTCGGCCGTCGACGACCAGAAGGTCGCCCGTCGACTCCTCCCAGTCCGGCCCTCCGCACAGTATCCGCGCCGCACCCCGCAGGAGAGTGGCCGTCACGAGGCATCCTCCGCATCCGGCACGATTCTCGTGCCCGCCTTCCCGGCGATCGCATCGAGGAGACCGGGCGGGTCCGTGATCAGCGCCTCTCCTCCGCCGGACTCCACGAACTCCACCGCCGCCTCCATCTTCGGACCCATGCTGCCGGGGGGGAACTGCCCCTCGGCGTGGTGGGCCTTCGCTTCGGAAAGCGTGACGGTCCGCAGCGGGCGAGCGGACGCCTTGCCGAAGTCCAGAAGCACTTCGGGAACGCTCGTAACGATGACCAGACGATCCGCGCCCACTTGACGGGCCAGCACGGCGGAGGCGCGATCCTTGTCGATGACCGCTTCCACGCCCTCCAGGCTGCCGTCACTCCGACGCACCACCGGAATCCCACCGCCCCCGGCGGCGATCACAACCGCACCCGCCTCCACCAGCGAGAGAATGGCCTCCGACTCCACGATCTCCAGCGGCCTGGGAGACGGCACCACGCGACGATGCCCTCTTCCGGAATCCTCCACGATGTCCCAGCCGCGCTCCACCGCCTGCTTCGCGGCTTCCTCCCCGGTGTAGAACGGCCCGATCGGTTTGGTGGGATCCGCGAAGGCGGGATCGTCCGGGTCCACGACACACTGCGTCACCACCGACGCCACGGGTCGCTTCATGCCGCGCCGCACCAGTTCGTTCTGGAGCACCTGTTGCAGCATGTACCCGATGCCGCCCT comes from Gemmatimonadota bacterium and encodes:
- the arcC gene encoding carbamate kinase; amino-acid sequence: MELIALGGNAILPANGLGTIDAQMEVARRVMGDVAERIASGAGVILSHGNGPIVGNIVLRNEAVRDRIPPMPLDVCGADSQGGIGYMLQQVLQNELVRRGMKRPVASVVTQCVVDPDDPAFADPTKPIGPFYTGEEAAKQAVERGWDIVEDSGRGHRRVVPSPRPLEIVESEAILSLVEAGAVVIAAGGGGIPVVRRSDGSLEGVEAVIDKDRASAVLARQVGADRLVIVTSVPEVLLDFGKASARPLRTVTLSEAKAHHAEGQFPPGSMGPKMEAAVEFVESGGGEALITDPPGLLDAIAGKAGTRIVPDAEDAS